One genomic segment of Halalkalicoccus jeotgali B3 includes these proteins:
- a CDS encoding diol dehydratase reactivase subunit alpha, with protein MNYIAGIDIGNSSTEVALIRDNDGYEFVATSLFRTTGLKGTVKNVPGVINALERAADEANIAVEDIDRILLNEAAPVIGDVAMETITETVITESTMIGHDPSTPGGDGLGTGTIIDITADRGDVPDETAVIVVVPETVDFADAAATINEWIEDGIDVQGAIVQKDDAVLINNRIDRTIPIVDEVSKIEEIPRGQPAAVEVASEGSGQTIDQLSNPYGLATLFELSAEETQKIIPVSRALVGNKSAVVIKTPAGDVEERTIPAGSVTVISEQGTSASIGIDQGADEIMAQVEDLWPIDDIRGERGSNIGGMLSRAREQMGEITGQEFSEINIRDIMAVDTLVPQAVEGSVASEHSMETAVGLAAMVKTSELPMQQIADEVEDRLETTVHIQGIEANMAILGSLTTPGTDVPFAILDMGGGSTDAAYIDADNDITSIHLAGAGDMVTMLIASELGLDDWELAEGLKKYPVAKVETLFSIRHEDGTVTFLDEAVDSETFGRIVLLTDDGDMEPVSIDESVEKVRRTRRRAKERVFVANAKRALRQISPTKSVRYHSFVVMVGRSALDFEIPELISDALAEYGIVCGRGNIRSTTGPRNAVATGLCLSYVGDRTALDGTVPDGLAKSVGLTALASDSHP; from the coding sequence ATGAACTACATCGCAGGAATAGATATCGGCAATTCGAGCACCGAAGTCGCCCTCATACGCGATAACGACGGCTACGAGTTCGTCGCGACCAGTCTGTTTCGGACGACCGGACTGAAGGGGACTGTAAAGAACGTCCCGGGCGTCATAAACGCCCTCGAACGGGCAGCGGATGAGGCGAACATCGCCGTCGAGGACATCGACCGGATCCTCCTCAACGAAGCCGCGCCCGTCATCGGCGATGTCGCGATGGAGACCATCACCGAGACCGTGATCACCGAATCGACGATGATCGGACACGACCCGTCGACGCCGGGCGGGGACGGGCTCGGAACCGGAACCATCATCGACATAACCGCCGATCGCGGCGACGTTCCGGACGAAACGGCAGTGATCGTGGTCGTTCCCGAGACGGTCGATTTCGCGGACGCTGCAGCCACGATCAACGAATGGATCGAGGACGGTATCGACGTTCAAGGGGCGATCGTTCAGAAGGACGATGCCGTTCTGATCAACAATCGCATCGACCGAACGATCCCGATCGTCGACGAAGTGAGCAAGATCGAGGAGATTCCGCGGGGCCAACCGGCCGCAGTCGAGGTCGCAAGCGAAGGGTCCGGTCAAACGATCGATCAGTTGTCGAACCCGTACGGGCTTGCGACCCTCTTCGAACTCTCCGCGGAGGAAACCCAGAAGATCATCCCCGTCTCGCGGGCGCTGGTCGGGAACAAATCTGCAGTCGTCATCAAAACACCCGCCGGCGATGTCGAAGAGCGAACGATCCCCGCGGGTTCAGTGACGGTTATCAGCGAACAGGGCACTTCGGCTTCGATCGGTATCGATCAGGGTGCCGACGAGATCATGGCACAGGTCGAGGACCTCTGGCCAATCGACGATATCCGGGGGGAGCGCGGGTCGAACATCGGCGGAATGTTGAGTCGGGCGCGCGAACAGATGGGGGAAATCACCGGTCAGGAGTTCTCGGAGATCAACATCCGGGACATCATGGCAGTCGATACGCTCGTCCCGCAGGCCGTCGAGGGGTCGGTCGCCAGCGAACACAGCATGGAGACGGCGGTCGGACTGGCAGCGATGGTCAAAACGAGCGAACTACCCATGCAGCAGATCGCCGACGAAGTCGAAGACCGGTTGGAAACGACGGTCCACATCCAGGGTATCGAGGCAAACATGGCTATCTTGGGTTCGCTGACGACTCCCGGGACGGACGTTCCGTTCGCCATCCTCGATATGGGTGGCGGGTCGACTGATGCTGCCTATATCGATGCGGACAACGACATCACCTCGATTCACCTCGCCGGGGCAGGCGATATGGTGACGATGCTGATCGCCTCGGAACTCGGCCTCGATGACTGGGAACTCGCCGAAGGGCTCAAGAAATATCCCGTCGCAAAAGTCGAGACGCTGTTCAGCATCCGCCACGAGGACGGGACCGTCACCTTCCTCGACGAGGCGGTCGATTCGGAGACGTTCGGGCGGATCGTTCTCCTCACGGACGATGGCGACATGGAACCCGTGAGTATCGACGAATCCGTAGAGAAGGTTCGCCGGACCCGGCGTCGGGCAAAAGAGAGGGTGTTCGTCGCGAACGCCAAGCGTGCGTTACGGCAGATCTCGCCCACGAAAAGCGTCCGATACCACTCGTTTGTCGTAATGGTCGGACGATCCGCACTCGATTTCGAGATCCCGGAACTGATCTCCGATGCGCTTGCCGAATACGGGATCGTCTGTGGCCGAGGGAACATTCGCAGCACGACTGGACCACGAAACGCAGTCGCGACCGGACTGTGCTTGTCCTACGTCGGTGATCGAACGGCGCTCGACGGGACAGTGCCCGACGGACTCGCGAAATCCGTTGGCCTGACCGCGCTCGCAAGCGATTCTCACCCATGA
- a CDS encoding GlcG/HbpS family heme-binding protein, producing METITLDEAKEMIRAAEERSDEIGVPMCIAVVDGGANLLGFHRIDDALLASISIAQNKAYSAVTLKMPTDEIGDAAQPGEALFGIGNTNDGRIVTFGGGFPIESGESVIGAIGVSGGSPDEDMTVAQAGLDALE from the coding sequence ATGGAGACAATAACACTCGACGAGGCAAAGGAGATGATTCGGGCGGCAGAAGAGCGATCCGACGAGATCGGCGTGCCGATGTGCATTGCCGTCGTTGACGGGGGCGCGAATCTGCTCGGGTTCCATCGTATCGATGACGCGTTGCTCGCAAGTATCTCGATCGCACAGAACAAGGCCTACAGTGCAGTGACACTGAAAATGCCGACCGACGAGATCGGGGACGCTGCCCAACCCGGCGAGGCCTTGTTCGGTATCGGAAACACCAACGACGGTCGTATCGTGACGTTCGGCGGTGGGTTTCCGATCGAATCCGGTGAGAGCGTAATCGGTGCAATCGGCGTTAGCGGTGGGTCTCCCGACGAAGATATGACGGTCGCTCAGGCGGGTCTCGACGCACTCGAGTAG
- a CDS encoding glycerol dehydratase reactivase beta/small subunit family protein, translated as MEYVSEPRASVASDGAVPHISIQYRGPKPTTVECIEYGIEEEGVPWRTRSVAEEPPSERTSTEIAYRAASDSGLKIGIGITPDGTHVIHHARLPPEEPIVRHYPATNSQARTIGTNAARLAKRMPLKPIE; from the coding sequence GTGGAGTACGTGAGCGAACCCCGAGCGTCGGTAGCATCCGACGGTGCTGTACCGCACATCAGTATCCAGTATCGGGGGCCGAAACCGACGACTGTCGAATGCATCGAGTATGGAATCGAAGAAGAGGGCGTTCCGTGGCGTACTCGATCAGTCGCGGAGGAACCTCCCTCCGAAAGGACGTCGACCGAGATCGCATATCGGGCCGCTTCGGACTCGGGGTTGAAGATCGGTATCGGAATCACTCCCGACGGTACTCACGTGATTCATCATGCCCGCCTCCCACCGGAAGAACCGATCGTACGCCACTATCCCGCGACGAACTCGCAAGCGAGAACGATCGGGACGAACGCGGCTCGGTTGGCAAAACGCATGCCGCTCAAACCGATCGAATAG